One bacterium DNA segment encodes these proteins:
- a CDS encoding DEAD/DEAH box helicase family protein — MVREGGTAPNPLSKGYKVLWLARSIYLLEQAKEGFKDCIHLVSEARDHLDVRVVSGNPRHSSPSDIKSSDDVLIGTLQTIWGAFRDKHPRLMEFLVSAQGKLCVVFDEAHHAPAYTYRQLLLGLRERFPAMVLLGLTATPRYSDETKMGWLKKLFPQGIIAQADFQELLAMGILAKPVQEEQLTNIKPEVKPEYLQRLLTTHSDLPESIITKLAENENRNHFIVDAYLNQRDKYGRTIIFADRWFQCEYFTEHLRPQGVRADAVYSHIDADPGNAAARNKRGPKENDRVLEQFRNGELDVL, encoded by the coding sequence CTGGTTCGAGAGGGGGGAACAGCCCCCAACCCCCTTTCCAAAGGTTACAAGGTCCTGTGGCTGGCCCGCAGCATCTACCTGCTTGAGCAGGCCAAGGAAGGCTTCAAAGACTGCATCCACCTGGTGTCCGAGGCCCGCGATCACCTGGATGTGCGGGTTGTCTCCGGCAATCCCCGTCATTCCTCGCCGAGTGACATCAAATCCAGCGATGACGTGCTCATCGGCACCCTGCAAACCATCTGGGGCGCTTTCCGGGACAAGCACCCGCGGTTGATGGAGTTCCTGGTTTCCGCCCAGGGCAAACTCTGCGTGGTCTTCGACGAAGCCCATCACGCCCCGGCGTACACCTATCGGCAGTTATTGCTGGGGCTGCGGGAGAGGTTCCCCGCCATGGTGCTGCTGGGGCTGACGGCCACCCCCAGATACTCCGATGAGACGAAAATGGGATGGCTGAAGAAACTCTTCCCCCAGGGCATCATCGCGCAAGCGGATTTCCAGGAGCTCCTGGCGATGGGCATCTTGGCCAAGCCCGTCCAGGAAGAGCAACTAACGAACATAAAGCCCGAGGTGAAACCGGAATACCTGCAGCGCCTGCTGACCACCCACAGCGACCTGCCGGAAAGCATTATCACCAAACTCGCCGAGAACGAGAATCGTAACCACTTCATCGTTGACGCTTATCTGAACCAGCGTGATAAGTACGGGCGGACAATCATCTTTGCCGACCGCTGGTTTCAGTGTGAATACTTCACCGAGCATCTCCGGCCGCAAGGCGTGCGGGCCGACGCGGTGTATTCACATATTGACGCCGACCCCGGCAACGCCGCCGCCCGCAACAAGCGCGGACCCAAGGAGAACGACCGGGTGCTGGAGCAGTTCCGCAATGGCGAGCTTGACGTACTG